The Hymenobacter sp. 5317J-9 genome has a window encoding:
- a CDS encoding FixH family protein produces the protein MVPTPPTTRSLWPFAIIAVFVLFAGYIGFMVQQAMRTTVDLVSPDYYQQELAFQQRMETVARTAALPAPVTLHHDAGTHQLTVQLPADMSGQRIQGQIHFFRPSNQRLDFTLPLQPTAGLQQQLSTARMQPGLWRVRLDFTADKRNYFVEEKIIL, from the coding sequence ATGGTCCCCACTCCCCCCACCACCCGCTCCCTCTGGCCCTTTGCCATCATAGCCGTGTTTGTGCTGTTTGCCGGCTACATCGGCTTCATGGTGCAGCAGGCCATGCGCACCACCGTCGACTTGGTGAGCCCCGACTACTACCAGCAGGAGCTGGCCTTCCAGCAGCGCATGGAAACCGTGGCCCGCACCGCCGCCCTGCCCGCGCCCGTCACGCTGCACCACGACGCCGGCACGCACCAGCTCACGGTGCAGCTGCCGGCCGACATGAGCGGCCAGCGCATTCAGGGCCAGATTCACTTCTTCCGCCCGTCTAACCAGCGCCTCGATTTTACGCTGCCCCTGCAGCCCACGGCTGGGCTGCAACAGCAGCTCAGCACCGCCCGAATGCAGCCGGGCCTGTGGCGTGTGCGCCTGGACTTCACGGCCGATAAGCGCAACTATTTCGTGGAGGAAAAAATCATCCTTTGA
- a CDS encoding sulfite exporter TauE/SafE family protein yields MLWAGFLFGLLGSFHCVGMCGAIALALPGQPGAAWRFGAGRLLYNLGRVSTYATLGAGAGLLGQSLRLAGLQQSLSIASGVLILLLVAVPERYTARLANVLGLSRPLAWVKTTLARLFQQPSLGALYATGVLNGLLPCGLVYLALAGALSAPGVAGAAAYMACFGLGTLPLMLGLSLSGQLVPLLWRTRMRQAVPYAASLLAVLFIVRGLGLGIPYLSPQLGAGPAPTATAQPRTVHYCH; encoded by the coding sequence ATGCTCTGGGCTGGTTTTTTGTTTGGCTTGCTGGGCAGCTTTCACTGCGTGGGCATGTGCGGGGCCATTGCCCTGGCACTGCCCGGGCAGCCGGGCGCCGCGTGGCGCTTCGGCGCCGGCCGTCTGCTGTATAACCTGGGCCGGGTGAGCACCTACGCCACCCTAGGCGCCGGGGCCGGCCTGCTGGGCCAGAGCCTGCGGCTGGCCGGCCTGCAGCAAAGCCTCTCCATTGCCTCGGGCGTGCTGATACTGCTGCTGGTGGCCGTGCCCGAGCGCTACACCGCCCGCCTGGCCAATGTGCTGGGCCTGAGCCGGCCGCTGGCCTGGGTAAAAACCACGCTGGCGCGCCTGTTTCAGCAGCCCTCGCTGGGTGCGCTGTATGCCACGGGCGTGCTCAATGGCCTGCTGCCCTGCGGCCTGGTGTATCTAGCGCTGGCCGGGGCCCTGAGCGCGCCGGGCGTGGCGGGCGCGGCGGCCTATATGGCCTGCTTCGGCCTGGGCACGCTGCCGCTCATGCTGGGCCTCTCGCTGAGCGGGCAGCTGGTGCCGCTGCTGTGGCGCACCCGCATGCGCCAGGCCGTGCCCTACGCAGCTTCGCTGCTGGCGGTGCTGTTCATCGTGCGGGGGCTGGGGCTGGGCATTCCCTACCTGAGCCCGCAGCTGGGCGCGGGGCCCGCCCCAACCGCCACCGCTCAGCCGCGCACCGTGCACTACTGCCACTGA
- a CDS encoding universal stress protein translates to MKTLLVPIDHTAAAEHTLAYANKLAVRWPAEVVVLYCHPAGDTPVAAEQLAEEEQRLRSLVERLRYQQLTRHDGRRIQYRYRVLAGCLHDHVRQEAVRCAADLVLMGLEHIDCGRPEAPGNHAAAIAQLVSCPLLVVPPGRRALPNRLVFATDFRTLGLHILPRLAALEGAFPAPLDLVQFYAPAERPQRRQLKQALSKAAAHLAWNFTTPHLLEDDAPLEGISEFCAHVHAQLLVVAPGSPAQLRQYFDACYATTRAYHTQIPVLVLPSPAERQASVACCERCAAQLAKEQSPKSLHADYHAVRWA, encoded by the coding sequence ATGAAAACCCTGCTTGTCCCCATCGACCACACCGCGGCCGCCGAACACACCCTCGCCTACGCCAACAAGCTGGCCGTGCGCTGGCCGGCCGAAGTGGTGGTGCTCTACTGCCACCCCGCCGGCGACACTCCGGTGGCGGCCGAGCAGCTGGCCGAGGAGGAGCAGCGCCTGCGCAGCCTGGTGGAGCGCCTGCGTTACCAGCAGCTCACCCGCCACGACGGCCGCCGCATTCAATACCGCTACCGCGTGCTGGCCGGCTGCCTGCACGACCATGTGCGCCAGGAAGCCGTGCGCTGCGCCGCCGACCTCGTGCTCATGGGCCTCGAGCACATCGACTGCGGCCGGCCGGAAGCCCCCGGCAACCACGCCGCCGCGATTGCCCAGCTGGTGAGCTGCCCCCTGCTGGTGGTGCCGCCCGGCCGCCGCGCCCTGCCCAACCGCCTGGTGTTTGCCACCGATTTCCGCACGCTGGGGCTGCACATTCTGCCCCGGCTGGCGGCGCTGGAAGGCGCATTCCCGGCCCCTCTGGACCTGGTGCAGTTCTACGCCCCCGCCGAGCGCCCCCAGCGCCGCCAGCTGAAGCAGGCCCTGAGCAAAGCCGCCGCCCACCTGGCCTGGAACTTCACCACGCCGCATTTACTCGAAGACGACGCGCCGCTCGAAGGCATCAGCGAGTTCTGCGCCCATGTGCACGCCCAGCTGCTGGTGGTGGCCCCCGGCAGCCCCGCCCAATTGCGGCAGTACTTCGACGCCTGCTACGCCACCACCCGCGCCTACCACACCCAGATTCCGGTGCTGGTGCTGCCCTCCCCGGCCGAGCGCCAGGCCAGCGTGGCCTGCTGCGAGCGCTGCGCCGCCCAGCTGGCCAAAGAACAATCCCCCAAAAGCCTGCACGCCGACTAC